A window of Aptenodytes patagonicus chromosome 1, bAptPat1.pri.cur, whole genome shotgun sequence genomic DNA:
ACGGCCAGGGTCAAGTTCAGGGCCAGTCCAGGGAGGACAGGGAAGGGGGGGGCCTGCTCACGGCCACGgccgccgcagccccctccccgagCCTGCCGGAGGAGAGGCATCCCTGCccggagggagcggggctgcccctgCCGCCACGCGACCTGCGTTTTGGCCTGGGGGGGCCGCCTGCTCTGCGCATCCCCGCTACCGGGGGTCGAGGGGGGATCACCCCTGGGGCTCCCCCGAAGCCAGAGCGGCTCCGAGGGGAGAGATAAGGGGGAGCCCAGCTCCGGGGCGCTTCTCGCCGGCCGGCGCAgagcccgccggggcgggggaaCCAAGGAGCGGGGGTCGCTGCCCTTGGGCAGGGCTGCCCGTGCGCCCCCGGGCCCGGGAGGTGATTTGGGCAGCCGGTGGCCGGCAGGGGTGAGCAGCACGCGCCGGGCTCTGAAGCGGGCCCCCAATTTGGTACTTCGGCTGCGGGGAGGCCGGCAGGACAAAGAGGGATCCTCGCAGCTGCGTTTCCCACGGACCTCTCCAAGGGGCAGGCGGCATATGCCaatgattttaataaatatttttttggcgTAATATTATTACCGAACATAAATTAGGTTTTAATAGCCGTTTGATTACCCGGGGAGCCTGCCGTGTGCGCGGGGATGGCCGCGCTGGGAGGGGCGCGGCCGCAGAGGAAGCTCCGTCTCCGCTCCGCATCTAAACTTCGTTGGCAGCGGCGGGACGGGGGGggtctttccctccctcctcccctccccctgagTGTAGGtaacccccacctccccccagaaGCGAGCAGGGCCCCGCGTACCCTCATCGCCCCACCTATCTCCCCCACACCGGCTCGGGACACCTCTATTGCTAGTCGAACACGGGGGACAAAGCCCGAAAAAGCCAAGCCGACGActggcccggggggggggtggcgatGGGGTCGGCCGGGTGTGAGGAGCAAAGGGCTCTCCCCGCCTGCACAAGCTGCCGCTGAAGGCAGCGCAGCCACCGCAGGGCGCTCGGAGCCCGGCTCACAGCGCTGCCTCTTCGCAGGGCGTATTTCGGTGGCTTGGCAAGGCCGAGCTTTTTCCACGATTTCCCGGCTGCTCTCACGCTCGCCTTAGGTGTCCCGGCGCGGCGGGGTGTGCCCGGGCAGCCGCTGCCTGCCGGCCCCGAACGGGCGGCTCCGCCGGCCGGGCCCCGACGGCGCCCGCGGAGCGCAGCGCCGGGCCAGCACCCCGCGAAAGGCATCGCCCGGCGGCTGTCCGTCCCTCGCTGAACACACCGGACAACCCAAACCGCTCcctgggctaaaaaaaaaacagagggagagaggaaaaaaaggtcgAAGGGAAACGTGAGCTCTCGGGAATCGCCACTTTCTCCTCTCCAGGGCTGGATGGAGGCTACCAAAAATACGGGGAGGCGCAGAAGGACACGATTTACGGCTCAAAGCAATCCTGCCAGAGCTCAGCGCCTGGCCATTGCCCCTCCACCTTCGTCCCGGAGCGCCCCGCTTTGTCACCCCATGGGGCAATGAGCTCCCCAGCTACACACGCACCAGGAGAAGAAGCGTAAGCCCGAGTAAGGCAGAAGGCGAAGGGAGCTGCGCTCTTGCCGTGTGAAGCTCTTCCTAAAGGAGATCCTGCCTTGCAAGTCATTTGGGGAATATGCAAGCGCTCACCCTTTTCTTTTAGCCCAGAGGCTTCCcagagtgttttgggtttttttttccggACGGGGAGCCCAGCTGGAAGAAATCCTCGTGTTCCAGTAACCGGcggattttttaaaagcattcgTTTTGCAGCCGCCGCTCAGCCCCTCACATGTGTTACAGCAGGTTTCGAGAGCCCTTGGCATAAAAAGGAAACAGCTCGTGCAGTTTCAACACGTTTTATTATATTTCTGTATGCATTACTCTCAAAACATATCACAAGAAATGATGAAACCACTTAAACCTTCaaataaaaaatctgaaacaGTTTATGCTCACAATTGTACATATTTATAGTTAAGAAACATTCTTTATAAATACTGTTTCCTCTGTAGCAAGTTAATACCATAATTTAATTACAAATGGATAAATATGGTAACAGGTATTTACAGGAGGAAGGGTGTTATTACGGAAAAGCTAACGGCACGACGTTTATTTTTCCTCACAATCTTCCGAACAGGAACTAACAAATTGAACTTGCAAAAGCACTAAAACATCACATGTAAACCCAGctaacagaaaaaatacattcacAAGCGTTGTTGttcatgtgtgtgtctgtgagtaACAGAATGGAGACTTTGGCACggtttttcttccccagtctATAGTTGAAATGCAGTTTACAATCAAGTTGCCTCTTAAAAAGGAACACAATATTCAAGATATCACAATTacaaaagaaaccattttttcttccacgttactttttttaaaggggTGAActaaaaaaggaggagagagggaggcggggagagggagcgggagaaaagaaaacaagtccaTCACTTTCTCGGGGAGGGaggtagagggaaaaaaagaaagggggggggggagaagaagaagaaggggacCAATCCGCGGTTTATAAACGGGACGAACTTCTATACACCAAGAATCCAGGAAAACTTCGTTCCCCACCTCGCCGGAGGAAGGAGAGGGCCGCTATGTACAGAGTTCGTGGGGCGGGAGGGCGCTGGCTGCTCCGGGCGGGGAGGTGCAGGGGCCGGAGGACTTGGAGTCTCTGATCTTTTGTCTGGAGGCTCCGGAGGGAGAGTTTCTTTCCGCCGGCTTGAGAAGCTTTTTGCTGGGTGGTGTGTTGGTggcgtttggggttttttttcccctctctctctcccctttccgtTCCTCTGTTTATTTACTCATTCTCTTACATTTTTCAGCACGTacttttatagaattttttttttctggttcaaaatgttctcaaaaagaaaaaaagaaaaaatccaacgAAAGGAGACCCGAAGGCGGGAGGGGTGTGGGGAGATAAAGGCTCCCCCGTCCCCATCCTGCTCGGCCGTCATTTCGCTGCCAGCGGGTGCGGCGGCATCTCCCGGCGCGTCTCCGGCGGGCTCGCTCTCTCCTTCCCGCCGCtaccgccgccgccggggcggggagggcgcggcggggccgtgcAGAGCAGTCCGGAGGGGCCCTACACGTACCACTCGTTGAAGTTGGAGGAGAGGCCGCtgtggccgccgccgccgccgccgccgccgctgccgccgccgccgccgccccggtgCACGGCGGacacggccgccgccgccgccgccgccgccgccgccgccggggagagGTTGCTGGTGCTCTGCGACTCGGCGCTGGGGGACACCAGCCCCGGGGGGGTGGAGGACTCGTAGCCGGAGCTGGCGGCCGGGGAGGACTCGGAGCCTTGCGGGGACGACTCGTGCACCTGGGGGGCAAAGGCAACACGGCCGGGTGGAGGGGGGAcggggaggccgccgccgccccccgggcgcgccccccgccgccggcccggcccgccgccgccgccgcccccgggccccgcgcccgccgcccgccgccccgacGGGGCGCCCGGTGCGgggcggccgccctcccgcctcccgccgccggctGCGGGGCCGGGTACCTTCATGTGCTTCCGcagggagctggggtgggtgtAGGACTTGTCGCACATCTTGCACAGGTAGGGCTTGTCCGAGGTGTGGACGTGCATGTGCTTCTTGCGGTCGCTGCTGTTGGCGAAGCGCCGGTCGCAGCCTTCAAACTCGCACTGGAAGGGCTTCTCCCCTGCAAGAgagcggcggagcggcggggtgagcgcggccgcccccgcgcagcgcccgcgcagcccccgcgcagcGCCCGCGCAGCTCCGCGCCCGGCTCCCTCGGGCTTTCCCCCCTTTCCTCGCTCCTCTCGGCTTCGCCCGCTCCCAGCCGCTTCGCCCAGCAGCTTCCCAAAGCAAGAGGCCGGTTTTGCCCCGGCCCCCGCGAGGCTGAAGGGCCGCGGCGCTCCCGCTTTGCCCTGCAGCGAGGCAGCGCCCGTCCCCCGCCTGGTTTTCCTACcaaaccccccccaccccgggcacccCCGGCCCGGCATCCTGCCTGCGGACGGTTTTATCTCGACCGGTGCCGGACCCGACAGAGattgaaaaagaaaggagattaaaaaaaagggaaaaaaaaaaaaaaaaaaaaaaagcagcatcgaGCCGTTTCGCCTCGGTACCAAATCCGCTATCCTGTTAAACTGGAAACCATTACCGACAGATTTAAGGCCGGGCAGATTGTTTCGTGTATGGATATTCGAGATAAACGCACATCCGCTGGGAAAACGAGACGTctgtaaaatacttcatttaattttCATAGGGATTCCTCTCGCCCGGCTGCCAGGACTCCAAATGCCGGGGAGTAATTTGGAGGTGAGAACTCCACATCCCCCCGCCTTCGGAGGGGGAAGCATTTAACATTAAATTCCATTAGCACCTAAATTGTTTCTTAAAGACATCCGCTCAGACACAATGACTTCAGTGCGGGCATCTCATGCAAATACATTTCTCAAATTTTAAACCTTGTTAAAGCTCGTCTCGCACCTCGCATCGGGCTTAGCACTCGAGAAAACAATAGGCCTCGAGATTTTTAGCCTTTCTCCGGGTAAATATTTAGAGTGGAAGTCGCTAAAATATTTGGCCGTCTTTTATGAAATAGTCTGGCACGGTTCGAGCCGGCAGGAGTGGTAAATGAATAATAGATGAGGCGGGAGGATGCGTTTATTTTTGTTACCCTTCGGCTCAGGCGATTTTCCGTCGGGATAAGCCTGGGCTCCTCCACCCCTCTTCCACCTGATTTGGGTGGAAGTTTCCGAGCCTCAAATCCTCTGTTCCCTATTACATAATTTAATAAACTGTTGCAAAAGAACCTTAAATCACCCCGAGTGAgactttaaaaacacttttttttttttttttggaaatgagaaaattttATTGCCTTGCTCACACCATTTAAATTTAATGGAAAGCATTCCCAGAAAGGGACGTTTTGCCACTTCCAACGGGATTTTGGACTAATGGCGGATTTTGCACGTATTTATATAGTTTCTCTCTCTCGGTATCCATACATGAAAGCCATGCTCACAAGCGCTGAAGTTAAATGCCAATACGTTGCGCGTTGCAAACGCATAAGGCAttttatgtatgtgtacatatatatatatatgtatacgtCTTCCCGTCTTTCAGCAGGACGGCAGAATTTATTTTGCGCTGTATTTTGCGTTTCTGCCGAAAGACCCCGCCGAGCCTCGGCAGGAATCTACATCGCTCACCCcacaaattaaaagaaatcagtaAAATGTCCTTTCGACatctgggaaggggagggggatgctggtgaggaagaaaccaaaacaaacgcAGCCGTGTGATGGAgcgggaaaaaaaatattaaacggGATCCTTATTTTCTCActctcatcattttctctctctctgcccgaGCCTCCATCTCTATctgtttatacatacatatatataggcAGGGGCAGAGGGGGGGAATCTGCCGAAAGAAACCCGAATTACCTGTGTGCGTCCTTTTGTGAATTTTGAGGTTTTCTGATCTGGCGAAAACTTTTCCGCAgccggggaaggggcaggggaagggcttCTCTCCCGTGTGCACTCGGATATGATTGACCAGTTTGTATTTCGCTTTGAAGGGCTTGCCTTCCCGGGGACACTCCTCCCAGTAGCAGACGTGGTTGCTCTGCTCGGGTCCCCCAACGTGCTCCACCGAGACGTGGGTGACCAACTCGTGCATGGTGCTGAAAGTTTTATTGCAACTttttttggggttgttcagctgcTCGGGGTCGATCCACTTGCAGATGAGCTCTTGCTTGATGCACTGCTGCCGCATGTAGCGGAAAAAGGCacctgggtggtggtggtggtggtgggctgcCATGTTCATGCCCATATTCATATTCATGGGGCCGTACTGGTTGTGCAGCTGAGCCGCCGAGTAAGGGTCAGTCCTGGGGCTGGAGACCTGGCGGTACTGATCCGACCGGGCGAACACCTCCCCCGGCAAGCCCAGGCGCATCTGCCCGTTGAGGACGTTTTGGGAGGCGTGGGGGCCGTGCTGGTCGTGGATGCCCGGGAAGAGGAGGTGGCTCTGAGCGTCCGTGTGCGGGTGGTGCAGGCTGCCGGCCGCAGGGCCGAAGATGCCGTGCTGCCCGCCGGCCGGCGACGAGTCCCCGAAGCCGCGGCTGCGAAACAAGAAGTCCCGGGTGGAGTTGAAGGGCGCCCCGGAGTAGGAGCCGACGTGGGCGGCGTGGGGCCCCAGGGCGGCGGCGGGGTAGCCGGGCGCCTGCGAGGTGAACGCCGAGCTCTGCCCGGGGGAGAGGTCGTGGGCCCCGGCGTTGAGCTTGAAGGCGCCCAtgtgcgccgccgccgccgccgagtcCACGAAGCTGTTCTGCGCCGCCAGGCTCAGCTCCCGGTCCTGCATCTCCGCCGCGGCCGAGTGGTGGTGCCGGGCGAAGGTGCCCACGCCGAGGGCCGGGAACTGCGGGCCGGCGTCCAGCAGCATGGTCCGCGCCGCTCCGGgaacgccgccgccgccgccgctgccgctgccgccgccccgctaccgccgccgccgccgggctaccgccgcccgcccggcccggcgcggggccgccgccgctccgcgccgcttccccccggcagccgccgcgtccccccgcctccgccgccgccgcctgcgcccgCGCCCGCACCGgcccgctgccgctgccgccgccgccggagccgtaTCCGGAGCCAGGCAGAGCAGAGTCCAAAGGCGAGCGGAGAACCAAAGTGTATTAAAGGAGCTgaggcgggggcgggcaggggaggggagggggagcaggggagggacggggctggggacggggacggggggggcaAGGCTCGCCTCGCCGTTCCCTGcggcacacacgcacgcacacgcacacgcgcacacacacacacacacacacactcacacacgccgccgccccccccccctccgctgcCACCGGGATGTCAGCGCCGCcgacccccgcccgcccggccccgcgccgctccccgcgtGGGCCgcggccctccccgccgcctcgggccccccgccgcccccgagCCCCTTCTCTCGTTTTATCCTCCGCCGGGCATTAGCGGTGTCTCTCACGGAGGAAAACTTGCAGCCGCGGGTTCCCACGGAGCGAAGGGACCCGGGGGGgtgccccgcgccgcgccgcccccgcccgccgccgcggaggggcgtggggaggggaggggggggaagaaggggggtgCCGGAGGCGGATTAAAAACAATAAGGGCGGcagtgggggtggggaggggcggcggggggcgggaaggggccgCGGAGCGCCGGGGCcggagcggcgcggccggggcggcggagTTGCAGCCCTGCTCCGCCCGCGCCCTCGCTCCCTCTCGCTCCTCTGTTTATTTCGGTGGGCGCTGCTGAGGCGGcggctttttatttttctccccctcccctccctccccctctttttctgcccctccctccctccctccctcccccggcctctctccctctccccgcccgcactgcCGGCTCCTCTCCCAACGCCGCCTTTACCCGCCGCCCGGCCGCTCTCCCGGCGCCCGCTCATTGGCCCGAGCCGCCCCGTCCATCCGGGCGTCCCCGGCCACCGGCTAAtggcggcgcggccgccccgcgccctgcccgccccgccgcccgccccgcgccccgccgcgccgccgccgctcgacccgcggccgcccggcccccgcccgccacggcccggcccggcccggcccggtcccgcTCGGCGCCGGTGGCCGCCTTCAGCCCGGCACAGCCggcggcttttttttttgggggggtgtcgccccccgcctcccccgcggCGAGGGGAAGGGGTGGCGTGGCGGGGGGAGAGGCGCGGCGAGCCACACGCACGGAAAATATCGATGTGCGCTTGGCCATGCGATCCTGCCTCGGGAGGCAAACAAACAAAGCGAGGGGCTTAAAACATAAACAGGGGGTTGGGGGGAGGctgccgcctttttttttttttttaggtggtggcggagggagggaggaaatcgTCCATCCTGCAGCCCCCTTCCCCCTTTTCGGCTGAAGCAAATTAAACCCATGATCGATAAAGCGAGCGAGGGGGGAATCAAATAAAAGTGACGTTGGCGGGGCGacggcggctgggggggggggataaaataaaataaaaaagaaaatagaagagggAACGGCCGCCCTGGTTGTTTGGGCTTTTAAACCACTTGTGCGGGAGCAGAGGAGTCGATCTGCATGTGTTGTGAATGTGCCTCCGAGAGCAGATGCTTTAGGAGTTTTCCCTTGTCCCTTCCctttcttgaaaaagaaacaaaaacaaaaccgaaaagaaaaaacccacccccaaaacccaccctgCCATTGTTATTTGGAAACCGGATTCTTACATGGCAGGGATAAAAAAGCGTACagccagcacacacacacacgcccgtgcacacacacacagagcaaacagtccccttcccctccccctccagtAAATACATGTCTGGCCCCTGCTTCGGTTTGTTTTGTAGCGCTGAAAAATAATCATCTCGGGGCCAGCAGCTCACCGAAAATAAGGCTTTGTGAAAATTAAAACCCGACGTAACATTTGTCGTCTTAACCGTCCTGCACTTAACCTTGCGTCTCGATCCCCACCGGCTCCGTGCTTGGCGGGAGAAGCAACCCGGAATACAGGGGTTTGTGTGGTTTGGTGGGGCTTTTTGAAATTCCCCTGCGGCATTCCTCCTGTGACTCCTCGCGGCATTAAATCCCGCATCAGGCACAGGCACGCTCAAACCTGGACCCAGCTTCCGAGCAGGGATTTTACAGCGAGAGAAAGagatacagacagacagacagacagatagacgggcggaaggaaggaaggaagaaaggaaggaaggaaggaaggaagaaaggaaggaagaaaggaaggaaggaaggaaggccaCCAGCTAGGGTTGTCTAAATAAGGTTTTCTCCATCACTGTCACtaaatagttaaaatatttcCAAGCCTGTCCGAAAGTGGCTGAAATGTGCCAGTACCGGACATTACTTTTTGCACAAGGCGAGGATTTATTTTGGGAAGAAGTGGGATTCCTTCTAATCCGAAATGGGCATTAGAAGATAAACTGAATATTAATACAGAGCTACACCTCTGATGCCAACAGCCCTCTCCTCTTCACCACGCTGTCACTCGGTCCTGTCTTTGCAGGCAGGAGTGTCTGCTCCCCAGATACTGCCTTCCCAGGCTGCAGCTTGGGAGCATATGCTGTCCTTGTCCTGACcccccaggctcccagggacagaCCACGAACAAATTCTATTTTCCTTCCCTGAAAGGTTCCTGAGGCAGAGGTCTGAGAAGTGTTCTCCACCGCTGCTGGGGATTTCGAGAGCCCAAGTTGGGAGGGGAAAGCTTGGTCTCCTGCATCGTCTGCCTCCGGATTAGTGAAAAAAATCATACGGACAACTAGAACCTTgaatgcactttctttttttcctcccaaatttaGAAGAAGTTACTACATCTGAGATTAGAAAGGGAACCAAAATGTCCAGGAAAATTCCcagttaaaaatactgttttgagggggaaaaaaaaaaaaaagtgaatgttcATGCAAATACCTACCTTCTGGATTTTCACcttgttcttctttcttccctctctctctttcctttccttccttccttccttccttccttccttccttccttccttccttccttccttccttccttccttccttccttcctctttctttcttttctttctttctttctttctttctttctttctttctttctttctttctttctttctttctttctttctttctttctttctttctttctttctttctttctttctttctttctttctttctttctttctttctttctttctttctttctttctttctttctttcttttctttctttctttctttctttctttctttctttctttctttctttcctttctttctttctttcctttctttctttccttctttctctctctttctttctctctttctctctttctctttttctctctttctttctttctttctttctttctttctttctttctttctttctttctttctttctttctttctttctttctttctttttctctttctttctccctttctttctccctttctttctccctttctccctttctccctttcttcccctttcttcccttttctccttccttcctccctccctccttccctccctccctccctcccttcccccttcctcccttcctttcttcccttcctcccttccttcctccctccttttcctcccttcctcccttccttcctacctccttttcctcccttccttcctcccttccttcctcccttccttcctcccttcccttcctcccttcctttcctcccttcctcctttccctccttccctttcttttcctttctctcttactcctttcttctctttcgttatgcctttctcttttttttccttttctttccttcttttccttcctttcctccctttcctgcctcccctcccctcgccccgcGCTCTCCCCGCTCAGCGGCGCCGGCACCGGGGTGCTTTGGGGGGGACGCGGTGAATTCCAGCCGGAGCCCCCGCGGGCTGGCCGCGCTCTGCTATTCTTTCAGGGCTCCAGCCCTACTCTCTCTGCAGGAAACAGAGGAGCCGATCCAAGTTCAAAGTCACGTCGCCGTCCCTCCTAAGAAGTGCTTTATTCCCCTCCGAACCGCAAAACGCCTTTCCCCCATGTCACAGGGCAACAAGGGAAGGGAGCGAGGGAGCGGGGGCAGAGGCGCCGGCAGCCAGCCCCGCACTCGCCTGCCGGGCCACCGCCAGAAAGGCAGCCTTCGGCTCCCAGCGGCTTTCGAGGCAGGAAAGCAAGCGGTCACCCGAAGTCAGTGCTAAACTGCTTTATTGAAAAGAAGTTTGTCAACAGGTTTCTGGAGGCGCCAGACCTGCAGAGCAAACGTCAGCCTTCCCGGGAAACCGTTCCCCTCCTTGTAAGTTTTccgaaattttctttaaaactgctcTGCTCTTATTCTTGCCGGCTGCTGAggcggggggagctgggggggtgggggggggcgggggtagGGACGGGCGAGAGCAATTTCTTGCTTCCGCTGGACTGCATATACCGCCCCGGCCTTCTAGCCCCTTTCCCCGGGAGGTGTCaccgcccccgggccgggggtGATGGGGGAGGCTGCtccgcgctccccccccccccccctccccgggcagccgaGGGTGCCGCGGCGGGGGGCGcaggctgcggcggggccgggggctctgcCCGCAGGAGGATGCGGCGGGCGGCAGCCTCGCCGGGGAAAGAGAGGCGGAAGGGCCGACCGGGAGGGAAGAGGGGGGTCTTTCCCCCCAAATTCAGCCTTGGCTTCTCCCCGGAGTAACGGGACGAGgtgcggggcggggagggggcgtgCGGCCGGCCcgtagcctgggaagaaggggccGATTGAGCAGAATCACTTGCAGCGTTGTCTGTATCACAGACACTCATAAATTCAACAAGCTCATCAACAGGATATTAAGTTGCAGGTTACCTTTGATGGTGCCGATCCGAGGCACTTCTAGGCCGTTCGACCTATGACCCGTGAAGACCACATGTGTTGTGCTGTAGCCTCCCTCTGTAAAACACGCTGCG
This region includes:
- the ZIC2 gene encoding zinc finger protein ZIC 2, yielding MLLDAGPQFPALGVGTFARHHHSAAAEMQDRELSLAAQNSFVDSAAAAAHMGAFKLNAGAHDLSPGQSSAFTSQAPGYPAAALGPHAAHVGSYSGAPFNSTRDFLFRSRGFGDSSPAGGQHGIFGPAAGSLHHPHTDAQSHLLFPGIHDQHGPHASQNVLNGQMRLGLPGEVFARSDQYRQVSSPRTDPYSAAQLHNQYGPMNMNMGMNMAAHHHHHHPGAFFRYMRQQCIKQELICKWIDPEQLNNPKKSCNKTFSTMHELVTHVSVEHVGGPEQSNHVCYWEECPREGKPFKAKYKLVNHIRVHTGEKPFPCPFPGCGKVFARSENLKIHKRTHTGEKPFQCEFEGCDRRFANSSDRKKHMHVHTSDKPYLCKMCDKSYTHPSSLRKHMKVHESSPQGSESSPAASSGYESSTPPGLVSPSAESQSTSNLSPAAAAAAAAAAAVSAVHRGGGGGGSGGGGGGGGHSGLSSNFNEWYV